From Mustelus asterias chromosome 19, sMusAst1.hap1.1, whole genome shotgun sequence, one genomic window encodes:
- the fgl2a gene encoding fibrinogen-like 2a, giving the protein MKTAIAFLLLNIGLILCLEVPVEYNSTSIYKNSTERHANGACAIKLKPTECDDEGEVCGYQVNIPPLTIQLPKQTKLLKKTVKQVKSLTATVKKMKTRWLEGNQKKSFIYDQVTGSTENDKDDVNRITALENKVSKLTNLLRQARNQIHALQGRLEEMTVLNMDTILHYINNELSNIKNTVDTLNNKCYTTCSAVGQPVGIQRTPQDCSDHYKIGHQKSGIYEIARGSNKSFSVYCDMETLKGGWTVLQSRRDGSVHFNRTWAEYKNGFGNLSTDFWLGNDKIHLLTKSKDMILRIEFEDWNGNQKYASYDQFSVEGEDHYYRLTINGYSGTAGDALHNGKNYNHDQKYFTTKDKDNDNYASGNCGAYYSSGWWFDACMSANLNGKYYKKMYKGIRNGIFWGTWQNAATGTLNSYRYSFKSVRMLTRPKAFEP; this is encoded by the exons ATGAAGACTGCCATTGCATTCCTTCTCCTGAATATTGGATTAATATTATGTTTGGAAGTTCCTGTGGAATATAACAGTACCAGCATATACAAGAATTCCACAGAAAGACATGCAAACGGAGCCTGCGCCATCAAACTGAAGCCCACTGAGTGTGATGATGAAGGTGAAGTCTGTGGTTATCAGGTAAACATCCCACCTCTTACCATTCAGCTACCTAAGCAGACAAAACTCCTCAAAAAGACTGTCAAACAGGTAAAAAGTCTAACAGCAACAGTAAAGAAGATGAAGACTAGGTggctggaaggaaaccagaagaaGTCTTTCATTTATGATCAAGTTACTGGAAGTACAGAAAATGACAAGGACGATGTCAACAGGATAACGGCTTTGGAGAATAAAGTTTCCAAGCTAACAAATTTACTACGgcaagccagaaatcaaatccATGCGCTTCAGGGTCGTTTGGAAGAGATGACTGTTCTGAATATGGACACCATTTTGCACTACATTAACAATGAGCTTTCAAatattaaaaacactgtggatacgTTGAACAACAAGTGTTATACAACGTGTTCAGCTGTAGGTCAACCAG TGGGTATACAACGGACACCTCAGGATTGTTCAGACCATTACAAAATAGGACATCAGAAAAGTGGCATCTATGAAATTGCCAGAGGCTCGAATAAAAGTTTTTCAGTTTATTGTGATATGGAAACTCTGAAAGGTGGCTGGACAGTATTGCAGTCTCGCAGAGATGGCAGTGTCCATTTTAATCGCACTTGGGCAGAGTACAAAAACGGTTTTGGAAATCTATCAACAGACTTTTGGTTGGGAAATGACAAAATACACCTTTTGACAAAATCTAAAGACATGATCTTGAGAATTGAATTTGAAGACTGGAATGGCAACCAAAAATATGCCTCATATGATCAGTTCTCAGTTGAAGGTGAAGATCACTATTATCGCCTGACAATTAATGGTTATTCTGGCACAGCTGGTGATGCACTGCATAACGGCAAGAATTATAACCATGATCAAAAATACTTCACCACCAAAGACAAAGATAATGATAATTATGCTTCAGGTAACTGTGGGGCTTATTATAGTTCCGGCTGGTGGTTTGACGCTTGCATGTCTGCCAATCTCAATGGCAAATATTATAAAAAGATGTACAAAGGCATACGAAATGGTATTTTTTGGGGCACTTGGCAAAATGCTGCCACTGGAACTCTGAATAGCTACCGCTATTCTTTTAAGTCAGTAAGAATGCTCACCAGGCCTAAAGCATTTGAGCCATAG